The Actinomycetota bacterium genome contains the following window.
AATGAACTGCGTCGATCTGTTTGCTCGAAGTGGGAAGGTGAGGCATGGCGATGTACACAGTCGTGCGAGTGCGCAAGGAGTGGTCCGAAGATCGCAGTCATCGGCACATTGAAGGTGTGCTGACCGCAGCCAACACCTACTACAGCTGCCAGGAAGTGGTATCGAGCATCGATGCTGGCGATGTGTGGAACACCAATGTCGAGGGATATTCGGCAAGAATCACAGCGCAGGGTTACTGCCCGATCCCCAGCTGCACGGCAAAGCCGTATCTCAAGACACGACCTGACAGTTGGGACCTGGACAATCTGGAGAACCTGCCCGAAGGTTGATCGGGTTTGGGTGGACGAGTTGGCCTGTAAGCCGGGTTCTGTCTCGGCATAGCCGAGGGTGATCATCCATCTGCGACCACTGTTGCCAGTGGCCTGGTGCGGCCTACCCGCAGACATTGAGCGGGCAGCTCGTCTGCGCAGATCGCAAGCGATCCTCTTGGCCTTGCTCCAGGTGGGGTTTACCTAGCCGCTGCAGTCGCCTGCGGCGCTGGTGGTCTCTTACACCACCGTTTCACCCTTACCTCGATTGCTCGAGGCGGTCTGTTTTCTGTGGCACTGTCCCGCGGGTCACCCCGGGTGGGCGTTACCCACCACCTTGCCCTGTGGAGCCCGGACTTTCCTCGACACTTTCGTGCCGCGATCACCCGGCCAACTCGTCCGGCGCAAGGCTATGGCTTGGACCGAGCTTGGTCCAATATCGCTAGGGGATCAAGCAGGCTTGGGCCCACAGATCCTCGGGAATCTCCGCGTCGGCCGGGCGGCTGTTATCTGCTGAGGGCGATCCGCACACAATTTCCGGGGCCTTCAAGATCCAGTTCTCCCCACTGCGGGCAAAGATGAAGTCCTGCTGCACTGGCTGGCTCGCATTTTCGGTCAGCGTCGCCTGCACCGCAGCCCACTCCCCCGAGCACTTGAGCTGGTCAAAGGAATCAAGGTGCGCGTCCGACTCGTGCAGGAAGGTCTCGATCGTGGTTTGCAGGCTGGCTTGGTCACACGTAGTGACCGGCGAGGAGTCTGACGATGACTGACAACCGGCCAAGCACAACATCCCCGCACTGACGGCAACCAACATGAGCTTCACCGGCCCACCATCTCATATGAGCATGGCCTAACGTCTGGACCACCATGCTGATCCTGCTGCCGCCCAGTGAGTCCAAATCCGCACCAGCAACAGAACTGCCTGCCGCTGTTTCCTTTGCTGAACTCAACCCAGTTCGGACCAGGATCATGCGGGCCTTAGTGAAGATGTGCAGCGGCAATCAGGCCCGAGCGAGCAAGGCCTTGGGGTTGGGGCGCACTCAACTCGATCAACTTGCGCTGAACAGCCAACTCGCAACAGCGGCCTGTGGGCCGGCGATCGACATCTACACCGGGGTGGTGTTCGAAGCGCTCTCAGCGGATACGTTGACACCACGACAGCGCGAACGCCTGCACGCGCATGTGCTGATCGCATCCGGACTGCATGGATTAGTCCGGCCCTTGGATTCGATCGCGCCCTACCGACTCAGTGCAAATTCAAAGATCACCGGATTGCCGGGGCTCGCTAGTCTTTGGCGCGCGCCGATAGGAACCATTCTCCACAACTCAAACGGACCGATTCTGGACTTGCGATCGCAGGCATATGTTTCGCTGGCCCCGATCCCCAAGGAGTCGCTGTCTCGATCAATTTCAGTACGCGTGTTGCAAGAGCAAGACGGCAAGCGAACAGTGGTCAGTCATTTCAACAAGGCTACGAAGGGGCTTCTTGTTCGAGACCTCGTTCGCCGAGGCGCGATGGCCACCAGCACCTCCGCTCTCACTCAGCAGCTCACTGAACTTGGCTACCAATGGGAGATGCAGGAGCAGTCAGGTGCCGGAATGCGATTGGACATCATCACGCACTACACGCCCGGGAAGGTATCGACTCCACGCAAGTGACTGGATTCGGCGAAGCCATACAAGGAGTTGTTGCCATCTGGGTACCACGTCGTTGTGGAGATCGAACATGGTCGAAGTTCCATCCGGTAGACGCTCTCCACCGGTGCGTCGATCGTGAGGGCAACCATAAGTTTGATCGGGCT
Protein-coding sequences here:
- a CDS encoding DUF3892 domain-containing protein is translated as MAMYTVVRVRKEWSEDRSHRHIEGVLTAANTYYSCQEVVSSIDAGDVWNTNVEGYSARITAQGYCPIPSCTAKPYLKTRPDSWDLDNLENLPEG
- a CDS encoding peroxide stress protein YaaA, which encodes MLILLPPSESKSAPATELPAAVSFAELNPVRTRIMRALVKMCSGNQARASKALGLGRTQLDQLALNSQLATAACGPAIDIYTGVVFEALSADTLTPRQRERLHAHVLIASGLHGLVRPLDSIAPYRLSANSKITGLPGLASLWRAPIGTILHNSNGPILDLRSQAYVSLAPIPKESLSRSISVRVLQEQDGKRTVVSHFNKATKGLLVRDLVRRGAMATSTSALTQQLTELGYQWEMQEQSGAGMRLDIITHYTPGKVSTPRK